The following nucleotide sequence is from Nesterenkonia xinjiangensis.
CCGCGCTGACACCCTGCTGAACCTCCACCACCGGCAGGCCCCGGTGGTCCTGCCCACCGCCTGGGACGTCTGGTCCGCGCGGTTCATCGAGGAAGCCGGCTTCGAGGCGCTCACCGTAGGCAGCCACCCGCTGGCAGACTCCCTCGGCGCGGCCGACGGCGAGGCGATGAGCCTGGAGCAGGCCCTGGAGGCCATCGCCCGCATCACCGCCGGTGTGGACATCCCGGTCTCCGCGGACCTGGAATCCGGCTACGACACCCCACCGGCTGAACTCGTCGAACGGACGCTGGCCGCCGGCGTCGTGGGCATCAACATCGAAGACGTCGTCCACTCCCGGGGAGCCATGCGCTCAGCCCAGGAGCATGCCGACTACCTGGCCGGGATCCGGCAGGCCGCCGACCAGGCCGGGGTCCACCTGGTGATCAACGGGCGCACCGACGTCTACAAGCACACCGGGGACTTCAAGGACCCGCTCTCCGAGACGCTCCACCGGCTCCATCGCATGGAGGAGGCCGGCGTCGACAGCCTCTACCCGGTCGGTCTGCCCTCTGAGGAGGTGCTCAGCACAATCCTGGCCGAGATCCGCACCCCGCTGAACGTCACAGCTCATCCGGAGCAGGGGGCGGTCCCCGACGGGCTCGGTCTGGCACGGCTGACCGAGCTGGGCGTCTCCCGGGTCAGCTTCGGCCCGCTGCTGCAGATGACGCTGGCGGAGAAGGCCTCCGGAGTGCTCGACGGCTGGAAGTAGCAGGGCATCGTCGTCGAGGGCCGGCGGGGCTGAGCCGGCGCAGCGATGCCGGCGGCACATGCGTTCCGGCCGGTGACCTCGCGGCTGCTGGGTTACCCTGGCACCTTGCCGTCGCTCCCGGTCCCACGCCGGGCGCACCCTCGATCCAGCAGGAGCACCCTCACCCCATGCGCGTGACCATCGCCCCCCGCACCGAAGGCATCCTCAACTCCGACGCCGGCTCCACGGTGCGCCGCTCCGTCCTGCCCTCCGGCGTCCGGGTGCTCACCGAGGACATGCCGGGCCAGCGCTCGGTGACCATCGGCTTCTGGATCGCGGTGGGCTCACGGGATGAGGCCCAGCACCAGCACGGCTCCACCCACTTCCTGGAGCACCTGCTGTTCAAAGGCACTCCGAGCCGCTCCGCCCTGGACATCGCCGCCGCCTTCGACGCGGTCGGAGGAGAGTCCAACGCGATGACCGGCAAAGAGTCCACCTGCTACTACGCCCGGGTGCTCGACGCCGATCTGCCCATGGCCGTGGAGGTGCTCACCGACATGGTCACCTCCGCCTCGCTGGATCCGCAGGAGATGGAGACCGAGCGCGGGGTCATCCTCGAGGAGCTGGCCATGGCCGAGGACGATCCCGACGACGTCGTCCACGAGCGCTTCTCCGCCCAGGTGATGGACGGCCACGCGTTGGGGCGGCCCATCGGCGGCACCCCTGCTGACATCCGCACGGCCACCCGCGACGACGTCCACGCGCACTTCACCCGCTGGTACCGGCCGGACGAGCTGGTCATCACCGCCGCCGGCGGACTGGACCACGATCAGCTGTGCCGGATGATCGACGAGGCCCTGGACACCTCCGCCTGGGACACCACGATCTCCCAGGACCCGGCGCCGCGCCGGGTGGGGCAGGAGCAGGTGATCCCGGTCCGCGCAGGGGTGGAGGAGCATTTCAAGCCCGTCGAGCAGGCGCAGGTCATCCTGGGCGGCCGCGGCCTCTCCGCGGCCGACGAGGACCGCTTCGCCCTCTCGGTGATGCACGCGATCCTCGGCGGCGGGATGTCCTCCCGGCTGTTCCAGGAGATCCGCGAACGCCGCGGCCTGGCCTACTCCACCTACTCGTTCTCCGCCGCCTACACCGACGCGGGCTGCTACGGCCTCTATGCCGGATGCCTGCCGGAGAAGGTGGACAGCGTCATCGCGGTGATGACCGCTGAGCTGGAGCGCATCGCCACAGCACCGGTGACCGAGGAGGAGCTCAGCCGTGCCAAGGGCCAGCTGCGCGGCGGGACCGTGTTGGGCATGGAGGAGACCTCTTCACGCATGTCCCGGCTGGGCCGCTCCGAGCTGGTGCGCGGCGAGTTCGTCGACATCTCCGACACGCTCGCTCAGCTGCAGGCCGTCACCGCCGAGGACGTGCGCAGCGTGGCAGGCCGGCTGGCGGACTCGCCGCGGGCGACCACGGTCGTCCGGCCCGGTCGGGACGGCTGAACTCCAGGCCGCGGGGTGGAGGCCCACTGATGACGGGGGCACGCTGCCGCTCCTACACTGGTCCCTTGGACGGCCGACGGCGCCGAGGACGACCGGAGGGTGAGGACCAGGATGCCCGGAAGGGCCAGTGACGGCATGGAGGAACAGCTGATCAGCGACGTCGGGCTGGACCGACGCCATCAGCTGGTCGCCTGCCTGGCCGGAGTCGGCGTGGCTCTTCCCGCACTTGCCTGGGGCTGGTCCACGGCCAGCGCCCTGCCCGTCCTGGGTGGGATCCTGCTGGCCTGTGTGGTCTTCGCCTGGTCCTCGCTGCTGCGGGTGAGGCTCAGCGTGGTCGGGGAAGGGCTGCGCCTGCGTGCAGGGATCTGGTCCGCCGAGATCGTCCCCTGGCAGGCGGTTCAGCAGATCCGCACCGGCGCCCGCACCCAGCTGATCGCCGTGTGGGGCCGGAAGTCCGAAGCCGAGGCCACGCAGTACCTCGTCGACGGGCCCACGCTGCGCATCGTCACCTCCGGACATGAGTATGTGGTCAGCGTGGAGGACTCTCGCGCCGCGATGCAGGAGCTGAGCGCCCACTGGCCGGGCGAACACACGTTGCGCACCCTTGACCCGCAGCAGAGGAGCACCTGATGGACGATCGACGCCGCTATGGTTCCACCCTGGGATCCTCGAGCGCCGGATCGGCGCACACCGGGCGGACACGACCCGGACTGCGCCGACGGCGCCGCGCGGTGGCGTTCGCAGCTCCGCTGCTGGGCGCCCTGCTGCTGTCCGGATGTGCGGGGGGAGGGGAGCAGGACGCCCCCGAACCTGATGAGGACCCGGTGACCACCGCACCGGGGCCCTCGCCGCAGGGTCCCGACGACGACGGCGCAGCCGATGAGACCCAGGGGCCCGATGACATGACCGATCCCGACGAGCCGGACTCCGACGTCGCCCAGACAGACCTTGAGGATAGCGGCGACGGCGACACCGGCGTCCCGGAGCCGACGCCGCAGCAGGTGGAGGAGACCCCCGAGCTCATCGAGGAGGTCCAGGCCACCTGGGAGGCCTACGAGGAGCTCTCCGAGACGGAGCTGGAGGTCATGTTCTACTCCGGGAACCTGAGCTGCTACGGGGTCCGCACGGTGGTCGAGGAGGACGCTGAGGAGGTCCGCATCGCCACGGTCTCCGGCCGACTGCCGGAGGCCGCCGACCAGCCCTGCACCCAGGAGGCCCTCTACGTCTCCGTGGTGGTGGAGCTGGAGGAGCCGCTCGGTGACCGTGAGGTCGTCGAGCTGCCGGACGTCGAGCTCAACTGACCGATCCTCCGTGGAGGAGCGGTCCTGGTGTCACCGTGCGCGGAAGCGGCCCCTGGATGACGGGCGTCTGGATGGCAGGCACCTGAATGAGGGAATGCTAGGCCCGGCTCAGCCGCCGGCGAAGGGCGGGAGCACGTCCACCTGATCCCCGGGTTTCAGCGGCGTGGTCTCCGCCGCGGCCCGCACCCCGTTGATCAGGAAGGAGCAGCGCGCCAGCACGCGGGGCAGCTGCTCGAGGCCCCCCGGGTGACCTGATTCCCCGGGCTCGCCGGGATCACCGGTGCCCACGGCATCGGGAAGTCGCGCCAGCACCGCGGCCAGCGACGTCGGCTCGGACAGTGTCAGGTCCAGCTCCTCGACGCCGGCGGCCTCGGCGGCCGCCGCGAAGAGACGCACGGTCAGGGTCCCGTCGGCGGTCGTGGTGACCGGGTCGTGCGGTGCGGTGGTCATCGGATCATCCTCCGATCGCCGACATCGAACGGCCCGGGCGGGTGAAGGAGTCCAGGTCGAAGCCGGGACGATCGGTGCCGTGCGCGGCCGGCTTGAGCCACATGGCCTCGGCCCAGCGGCGGGCCACGGCGTCGTCGTCGGCTGCCGGATCGCGCAGCAGGTGGGCCAGGTCGACCTCCTGGTGGGAGAACAGGCAACTCATCACCTTGCCCTCGGCGGTGATCCGGGTGCGACGGCAGTCCGCGCAGAACGGCTCGGTGACCGAGGCGATCACCCCGACCCGTCCCAGCGGCGTGCCGTCCAGGGCGAGCACCTCGAAACGTTCGGCCGGCGCGCCGGCGCGAGGCTCGGCATCGGGCTGCAGCTGGAACCGCTCGGAGAGCAGCGCCCTGGTCTGAGCGGCTGAGACCGTGCCTTCGCTGCGCCAGTTCTGGTCGCCGTCCAGCGGCATCTGTTCGATGAACCGCAGCTCGTAGCCCTGGGCGAGCGCCCAGGCCAGCAGATCGGGTGCCTCACGCTCGTTGATCCCGCGCATCAGCACCGCGTTGACCTTCAGCGGCGTCAGCCCTGCCGCTGCGGCGGCCTCCACTCCTCGCAGGACCTTGTCCAGCGAGTCTCGGCGGGTGAGCTGCGCGAAGGTCTCCGGGTGCAGCGAGTCCAGCGAGACGTTGACCCGGTCCAGGCCGGCCTCGACGAGCGCGGCGGCCTTGCGCTCGAGGCCGATGGCATTGGTGGTCATGGCGATCGGCAGGTCGGGGTGGTCGGCCCGGATCCCGGCGATGATCTCCAGCAGATCCGCCCGCACCAGCGGCTCGCCGCCGGTGAGGCGCAGCTCGCGCACCCCCAGGGTGTCCACGCCGATGCGCACCAGCCGGCGGATTTCCTCGGCGGTGAGTAGCTCGTCCTTGGAGAGCCAGGGCAGCCCGTCGGCAGGCATGCAGTAGGTGCAGCGCAGGTTGCACTTGTCGATCAGCGAGATGCGTAGATCCGTGGCGCGCCGGCCGAAGCGGTCCAGCAGCCCGCGGGCAGGATCAGCGTCCTCGGCCCCGGGCAGGGGCTGGCCGGGCCGGGCCGGCAGGCTCGGCATGCCCAGCGGCACACGGTGCGGCCCGTTCGCAGACGCCGGCACCTCAGTGTCCGAGGAGGGCTCCTGCGACTGGGCGCTCTCAAACTGCGCGCCCTCGGCGTCAGCGTTCCCAGCGGCCAGTTCCTCCATACCCCCATGCTACGGGTCCGAGTGTTTCTGTCGCATGACCCCAGGTCCGGCCCGCCGCATCGGCTGTGGACCGCCCTCCAGGCGGCTGGTGATCGTCCGACGGGGCGCCTGGGGCCGTGGAGAAGACGCCCATGTCACAGGCGGGTACTACACTCGCACCCATGGCGCCAGCACCAGCACCATCCCCGTCCGTCCCGGCCACCCGCCGCACCTCCGTGCCCGAACACGTGGAGAGACTCCGCGGTCTGCTGGCCGAAGCCCT
It contains:
- a CDS encoding M16 family metallopeptidase, yielding MRVTIAPRTEGILNSDAGSTVRRSVLPSGVRVLTEDMPGQRSVTIGFWIAVGSRDEAQHQHGSTHFLEHLLFKGTPSRSALDIAAAFDAVGGESNAMTGKESTCYYARVLDADLPMAVEVLTDMVTSASLDPQEMETERGVILEELAMAEDDPDDVVHERFSAQVMDGHALGRPIGGTPADIRTATRDDVHAHFTRWYRPDELVITAAGGLDHDQLCRMIDEALDTSAWDTTISQDPAPRRVGQEQVIPVRAGVEEHFKPVEQAQVILGGRGLSAADEDRFALSVMHAILGGGMSSRLFQEIRERRGLAYSTYSFSAAYTDAGCYGLYAGCLPEKVDSVIAVMTAELERIATAPVTEEELSRAKGQLRGGTVLGMEETSSRMSRLGRSELVRGEFVDISDTLAQLQAVTAEDVRSVAGRLADSPRATTVVRPGRDG
- a CDS encoding isocitrate lyase/PEP mutase family protein is translated as MTPAPSTAELAARADTLLNLHHRQAPVVLPTAWDVWSARFIEEAGFEALTVGSHPLADSLGAADGEAMSLEQALEAIARITAGVDIPVSADLESGYDTPPAELVERTLAAGVVGINIEDVVHSRGAMRSAQEHADYLAGIRQAADQAGVHLVINGRTDVYKHTGDFKDPLSETLHRLHRMEEAGVDSLYPVGLPSEEVLSTILAEIRTPLNVTAHPEQGAVPDGLGLARLTELGVSRVSFGPLLQMTLAEKASGVLDGWK
- a CDS encoding MoaD/ThiS family protein, which gives rise to MTTAPHDPVTTTADGTLTVRLFAAAAEAAGVEELDLTLSEPTSLAAVLARLPDAVGTGDPGEPGESGHPGGLEQLPRVLARCSFLINGVRAAAETTPLKPGDQVDVLPPFAGG
- the moaA gene encoding GTP 3',8-cyclase MoaA translates to MPSLPARPGQPLPGAEDADPARGLLDRFGRRATDLRISLIDKCNLRCTYCMPADGLPWLSKDELLTAEEIRRLVRIGVDTLGVRELRLTGGEPLVRADLLEIIAGIRADHPDLPIAMTTNAIGLERKAAALVEAGLDRVNVSLDSLHPETFAQLTRRDSLDKVLRGVEAAAAAGLTPLKVNAVLMRGINEREAPDLLAWALAQGYELRFIEQMPLDGDQNWRSEGTVSAAQTRALLSERFQLQPDAEPRAGAPAERFEVLALDGTPLGRVGVIASVTEPFCADCRRTRITAEGKVMSCLFSHQEVDLAHLLRDPAADDDAVARRWAEAMWLKPAAHGTDRPGFDLDSFTRPGRSMSAIGG